A single window of Nicotiana tomentosiformis chromosome 1, ASM39032v3, whole genome shotgun sequence DNA harbors:
- the LOC104084763 gene encoding GDSL esterase/lipase At4g28780-like — MANLGFATTLAIFLAMVSTATFVTYTEGAARAFFVFGDSLVDNGNNNYLATSARADSPPYGVDYPTHRPTGRFSNGLNIPDLISQQLGAEPTLPYLDPALTGDKLLVGANFASAGIGILNDTGIQFANIIRMPRQLELFQEYQQRVSALIGAEQTQRLVNNALILITLGGNDYVNNYFLTPVSARRIQYNIQDYSRYLVTEYRKILKRLDDLGARRVLVTGTGPLGCVPAELAMRSSNGDCAKEPQQAAAAFNPLLVQMIKRLNQELGSDIFVAVNAMEMQNDFINNPKAFGFVTSKIACCGQGPFNGIGLCTAASNLCPNREEYAFWDPFHPSEKANKIIVKTIYSGSDKYITPMNLSTIMAIDSV, encoded by the exons ATGGCTAACTTAGGTTTTGCTACCACCTTGGCTATTTTCTTAGCCATGGTTAGTACTGCAACTTTTGTAACATACACTGAGGGTGCTGCTCGTGCTTTCTTTGTGTTTGGTGACTCTCTTGTTGACAATGGCAACAATAACTATTTGGCAACTTCTGCACGAGCTGATTCTCCACCTTATGGCGTTGATTATCCCACTCACCGTCCTACTGGCCGTTTTTCCAATGGCTTGAACATTCCTGATCTTATAA GCCAACAGCTTGGTGCTGAGCCAACATTGCCGTACTTGGACCCTGCGCTTACAGGAGATAAGTTGCTGGTGGGAGCAAATTTTGCTTCAGCTGGAATCGGAATTCTTAATGATACTGGGATTCAGTTT GCAAATATAATAAGAATGCCGAGGCAACTAGAGTTGTTTCAAGAGTACCAGCAGCGGGTGAGTGCTCTAATAGGAGCAGAACAAACTCAGAGGCTAGTAAATAATGCGCTTATCCTCATCACTTTGGGTGGCAATGACTATGTCAACAACTACTTCCTCACACCAGTTTCCGCCAGACGTATTCAATACAACATTCAGGATTACTCTCGTTACCTTGTCACAGAGTACCGCAAGATCTTGAAG AGACTAGATGATCTGGGAGCTCGAAGAGTGCTAGTGACAGGAACTGGACCATTGGGTTGTGTCCCAGCTGAGCTAGCAATGAGGAGCTCAAATGGGGATTGTGCAAAGGAACCTCAGCAAGCCGCAGCAGCTTTCAATCCACTCCTTGTCCAAATGATTAAACGTCTCAATCAAGAACTTGGCTCTGATATCTTTGTTGCTGTTAATGCCATGGAAATGCAGAACGACTTCATCAACAATCCCAAAGCCTTCG GTTTTGTTACATCAAAGATAGCATGTTGTGGACAAGGTCCTTTCAATGGAATTGGACTATGCACAGCTGCATCAAATTTATGCCCCAACAGAGAAGAATATGCGTTTTGGGATCCTTTCCATCCATCGGAAAAGGCGAATAAGATCATTGTTAAAACAATTTATTCTGGTTCTGACAAGTACATCACACCTATGAATTTAAGCACCATTATGGCCATCGATTCTGTGTAG
- the LOC138908841 gene encoding uncharacterized protein, translating to MEIAYANINGQIWLFFDAVVEWKLVEDTEKQVTVRVFYHDLGQHMMMSFIYAKYSAMKRLDLWDHLYYLASDMELPWLVGGDFNVILHEDEKIGELPVHPHKYEDFVFCVNSCGLFEQGYKGIPFTWWNGRSNVECIFKRLDRIFVNLPFQNMLPTIEVEHLIRTGSDHAPLLMTYGVQTTNFVKPFRFLNFWTKHATFMDVLRQNWEADFIGDLFLIFKQNIKRVKVALSKWSRETFGDIFKQLAILEDIVRVKEMLFEEEPTIENRIVLQKAQSELKKYLSIEEQYWKKKAGMTWFAKRDRNTSFFHNHVNGKRMKLQLKRIKSGSGVWIEDQEQLATTAVDIYQI from the coding sequence atggagattgcttatgcaaatattaatgggcaaatatggttgttcttcgaTGCAGTGGTGGAATGGAAATTAGTGGAGGATACTGAGAAACAGGTGACTGTGAGAGTGTTTTACCATGACCTAGGGCAGCACATGATGATGTcatttatttatgcaaaatattcagcaatgaagaggttggatttgtgggatcacttgtactacttagcaagtgatatggaattaccatggttggtaggaggggatttcaatgtgatattgcatgaagatgagaaaataggGGAACTTCCAGTACACCCTCATAAATATGAGGATTTTGTattttgtgtaaactcttgtggtttgtttgagcaagggtacaaaggaattccattcacatggtggaatgggagatccaatgttgagtgtatattcaagagattggataGAATTTTTGTGAATTTACCATTTCAGaacatgttgccaactattgaagttgagcatctaatcagaactggatcagatcatgcaccattgctaatgacatatggggtgcagacaaccaattttgtcaagcctttcagattcttgaacttttggacTAAGCATGCTACATTTATGGATGTATTGAGGCAGAATTGGGAAGCTGATTTCATAGGGGATCTATTTTTGATATTCAAGCAGAATATCAAGAGGGTGAAGGTAGCACTCTCAAAATGGAGTAGGGAaacatttggtgatatcttcaagcaattggctattttggaggacattgttagggtgaaggagatgttgtttgaagaagagcctacaattgagaataggattgtgcttcaaaaggctcaatctgaattgaagaaatacttgagtATTGAGGAGCAATATTGGAAGAAAAAAGCTGGGATGACTTGGTTTGCTAAAAgagataggaatacaagtttctttcacaatcatgtcaatggaaaaagaatgaaattgcaactgaagaggatcaaaagtGGCAGTGGGGTATGGATTGAAGACCAGGAGCAATTGGCTACAACTGCAGTTGACATCTATCAAATATAG